A stretch of Rhododendron vialii isolate Sample 1 chromosome 4a, ASM3025357v1 DNA encodes these proteins:
- the LOC131322913 gene encoding F-box protein At3g07870-like isoform X1: protein MAATTIADLPDDIICNILVRIPDIKSIIRCNHVCKTWRKQILRPYFAKSHSSRGSPPLSLMLYHPSDGPPDPAPSGILIPTKPRHFGILEVDNDNLPRLGCPNPTVEFEPEIYIPREGYERRVIGACNGLVCLCVDKDIVVCNPILQGRQPFVLPKLPEQPKWAYSRSRLGFGFSPLSDEYKVLRCNHETMSYREGHIISFEVCTLGRDDTWRSIGEGGRDGKPFPRIYHSLGVDFVYVNGALYWLGRDTASRLVLCYFDVENEELGSTPSLPCEIDGIVQLGGLDESLYLFDIYYRPCHVNVWVMRDYIRTGAWTLKWNFRHGLQGPIQPIKILKDGTVLMILFKYIRDYKMWSQVLPYHNPQTGLDRYDEVQFWTQSIALVPSFICPPWLL, encoded by the coding sequence atGGCAGCCACCACCATCGCGGACCTTCCAGATGACATAATTTGCAACATTCTAGTAAGAATCCCTGATATCAAATCCATCATTAGATGCAACCATGTATGCAAGACGTGGCGCAAACAGATTCTCCGACCCTACTTCGCCAAATCGCATAGCTCGAGGGGGTCTCCTCCTCTCAGTCTTATGCTCTACCATCCCTCTGACGGGCCCCCCGACCCTGCTCCCTCCGGCATCCTAATCCCCACCAAACCCCGTCACTTCGGCATTCTCGAGGTTGACAACGACAACCTTCCCCGTTTAGGCTGCCCAAATCCCACCGTGGAATTCGAACCTGAGATTTACATCCCCCGCGAGGGCTATGAAAGACGAGTAATAGGAGCATGCAACGGGTTAGTTTGTTTGTGTGTTGACAAGGATATTGTGGTGTGTAACCCAATTCTTCAAGGACGGCAACCTTTTGTCCTTCCAAAACTGCCAGAACAGCCAAAATGGGCATATAGTAGGTCAAGATTGGGGTTTGGGTTTAGTCCATTGAGTGATGAATACAAGGTCTTGAGATGTAATCATGAAACCATGTCATATCGTGAAGGCCATATTATATCGTTCGAGGTTTGTACCCTTGGGAGGGATGATACATGGAGGAGCATCGGGGAAGGAGGTCGCGACGGAAAACCATTCCCTCGCATTTATCATTCCCTTGGTGTTGATTTTGTTTATGTGAATGGTGCACTTTATTGGCTAGGGCGGGACACGGCTTCAAGATTAGTCTTATGCTATTTTGATGTGGAGAATGAGGAATTGGGAAGTACTCCCTCCTTGCCTTGTGAAATCGATGGTATCGTGCAACTTGGAGGTTTGGATGAGTCTTTATATCTTTTCGATATCTATTATAGGCCATGTCATGTTAATGTGTGGGTGATGAGAGATTACATACGTACGGGGGCTTGGACTTTGAAATGGAATTTTCGTCATGGCCTACAAGGACCAATCCAACcgataaaaattttgaaagacGGAACCGTACTGATGATTCTCTTTAAATATATTCGCGATTATAAAATGTGGTCCCAAGTTCTTCCATATCATAATCCTCAAACAGGATTAGATCGGTATGACGAAGTTCAATTTTGGACCCAATCAATTGCTCTTGTACCAAGCTTCATCTGCCCACCATGGTTGCTATGA
- the LOC131322919 gene encoding F-box protein At1g53790-like has protein sequence MGPSILSIPHFILMEILSKLPMTTICNCRCVCSYFRNLISDPQFAQLHLSRSQPTLLLRSYNMRESSLCLVESIDPCVVDSGINGNIRVPDKALLKFKPNCDLPIKGLEVLSSCNGIICLYKPRSYDPYVICNPVVDEYVTVPQVEKGSICGSGFGFCSGTN, from the coding sequence ATGGGTCCCTCCATACTCTCCATCCCACACTTCATTCTAATGGAGATTCTGAGCAAACTGCCCATGACAACAATCTGCAATTGCAGGTGCGTATGTTCATATTTCCGCAACTTGATCTCAGACCCTCAATTTGCTCAACTCCACCTCTCCAGATCACAGCCCACCCTCTTGCTTCGTTCCTACAATATGAGGGAATCTTCCCTGTGCTTAGTAGAATCAATTGATCCCTGCGTTGTGGATAGTGGCATAAACGGCAATATTCGTGTACCCGATAAAGCCCTTTTGAAGTTCAAACCTAATTGTGATTTACCCATTAAGGGATTAGAGGTTTTGAGTTCTTGCAATGGCATAATTTGCCTCTACAAGCCTAGGAGTTATGACCCATATGTTATATGCAATCCTGTTGTTGACGAGTATGTGACTGTGCCCCAAGTAGAAAAGGGTTCTATATGCGGTTCTGGGTTTGGATTCTGCTCAGGGACTAATTGA